In the genome of Physeter macrocephalus isolate SW-GA unplaced genomic scaffold, ASM283717v5 random_12, whole genome shotgun sequence, the window CTAAAGCCTGGTCCCTAGGAACCAGCAACCTAATGGGATAGCAAGTGGTTTAAAAACCGTGTAGTCAGGGGAtctccccagcggtccagtggttaagaccctgcgcttccactgcaggggctgtGGGTCGGATCCCTGGttgtgtggcaaaaaaaaaaaaaaaaaaaaaattaaaagaaaaaaaacaacaacaaaaccccatgTAGTCAGATTTCTTGGATGGAGATTAGTTTCTTCACTTTATGATTCATCAGTGGAAGAGAAAAGGGTTTGCATCTATACATGTCTATCAGCGGTCTGGCTGTTTTCAATCACTCAATCAACAAAGCACTCAACTGTAGGTAGGAGTCTCTCCTCCCtgtgccctgcctccctcccataCTACCCGCTGCCCCTCTGCCCTGCCTGCACCCCCATGCCTGGGCCCTCAGCGGATTCTGGTGGGCTGCTGGGCTCATTTCCTGCCAGCCGGCCTGCAAGGCAGCCCGAGTCTCTAAGATAGAGTGACTAGGGGGATCAGGATTCTCACATCACAGAGCTCTGGAGAGCTGGCCTGCGACTCTGCAAAACCTAAATGCCCCTGGCTCTCGCGCAGAGAAAGGAAGTGGGGAACGCACACCTGAGGCCAGTGGGTCCACGTACCACACACATAACTGTGGCCCCGCCCCCGCACACgtacacgcgcgcgcgcgcacacgcacgcacacgcgcgcgcacacacacaaacgaCTAACGATCTAAGATGGAAAACTTGGAGAAATGAGCAGGAAATGGACCACAAAGGGGCTCTGGCCCCTCGCCCATGCCATGTGTCCATCCATCACACAGAAAGCATCCAGTGCAGAGGTGGGTCTGAGGCAGAGTTAGGAGGGCCGGTCCACTCCAAACTGGAGGGTGAACTCTCTGGCCCTTCTGTTGAACAGCTCCGGGTCCTGTGTCAGCTGGTCAGCTAGCTCCAGGCGAAGGGGCTGCCCCAGGTCTGGTTTATTCACCAGCACATTGAGGGCCTCCAAAACTGGGGAGAGAGGTCAGATCGGGACATcaggatggaaggaaaaaaa includes:
- the LOC114484768 gene encoding ubiquitin/ISG15-conjugating enzyme E2 L6-like, translating into MALGIIRECAPVLEALNVLVNKPDLGQPLRLELADQLTQDPELFNRRAREFTLQFGVDRPS